CAGTCTAGGATGGTATCCCATGGTCCTTTGCTTCGTTGCTGACCTatgtgcattctgggatttttctcacTGCACATTGTGAGATGAATAGAGGAAGCCAGTGGAATATTAGGACTTGGGGTGAAATTCAAAGTATCCCATGATTCTGCTGTCTCCACCTCATGCTTCCTCTCTGTCTGGGCAAGCTAGCACCATTTTAAATTGCTGTCTGTTGGTCAGCATGGACCAACAATGCATCTTGCAGCTTTGGTGGCAACCCCAAATATACAGAGGCTGTTTGGGCTTTTTTTGAGCTGTTGAAGCTACAGGGCTTTGGCTTTGGACTTCACCCACTGCACCACTGAGCAGATGATGTGGCGGCAGTAGCAGCTCCTCCAGTAGCAACAGCAGTGTTGGCAGAAGATGGAGGATGAGGAAGATGACAACAATCAACTGCAAGTACGTGAGCTCTTTCTGGAGCAGCTTCACATGGGGCAGCATCATTTCTAGACTCAGAAATCCAGTGTTGATTGGTGGGAAAGGATCATTCTGCAGACCTGGGGTGACCAGCAGTGGCAAGAGAATTTCAGAATGGAAAAGGTAACCTTTTTTCAGATCTGTGCTGAACTAGCACTGGCGCTGCAGTGGCAGTGTACCAACATGTGGTAACACAGATCATTTGAGAAGTGGATCACCGgtgccatctggaagctggccaccCTGAACGTTACCAGTCCATAGCCAATGAATTCAGCATAGTGGCCCCAACAGTCGATCTCCCTGTCATGCAGGTGTGTGGTGCCATGCATAAGGTAAGGTACTGTTGCACCAGGTTATAAAGCTTGGTAATGCTCAAGAGATtattgatggctttgcacaaCGGCGGATGtgtcactcaataattgcctgttctgttcattcgctctgaagcacctggcattggccactgttggaatacaggataccattggtctgatccagcatagccattcttatgttcttatgcatacATGGGGCTCCCAAACTGTACTGTGCCAGTTGATGGGACCCATGTGCCTGTTTTCCCCCACACACCAGGGCTCTGAGTTTACAAACAGAAAGGGGAATTTCTCCATGGTGCTCCAAGGCTAATTGACCACCATGGCAGGTTCATAACATAAATGCGGGATGGTCTGGAAGGGTCCACAATGCTAGGATCTTTCGCAACTCAGCTCTATTGACCGTAATGAATATAGGAGACTTTGCCCCCAGGATCACTGTGGACAATAATGGAGTGGAGGTTGGTTTGAttatcctgggagacccagcataTCCTCTGCTTCCCTGGCTAGTGAAGCTGTTCACAGACCACGTGGACAAAAGGAAGGAACTGTTTAACTATAACCTCAGAAGTTGCAGAATGAcagtggagtgtgcatttggctgtcTATAAGGAAGGTGGTGCTGTTTGTGGAATAAGTTGGAAGCCTCAGAAAAAACCTTGCCTAAAATTACAGCTGCATGTAGTATTTTGCACAGAATTTGTGCGAGTAAGGGAGAAAGGCTTAACgatgggtgggaggctgaggtgtAGAGACTTGCTCAGCAGTCTGAGCATCCAGCAAGGCATCGACTAGAAAACGGAAACAGCCTGGGCAATACTGTCAGGGATGCCTATTGCTCTTTCTTCGAGTCTCAAGCCTGAAATTGGGAGCGGGGAGGAATGGTTTATGAGCACTGCAGTGTCTTTTATGGGTGGTAGAAGTGGAACATCGTGCCACTCATTATTTTGTCTTATGCCTGTATCTTTATATTTATGCAAAATTAACAGTTTTTCTGTGTACCCTTCATTGCAGACGCTTTCTGAAtacctttttttaattaaacaacaaTTTAGTATGTGACAACCAGAAATAAACCTTTAATTAGAACAACAATGAAACACAGCTTTAAAATGAGGCCGTGCATTAGAGGGCAGCACACAATAGCATGGGGGAGCAAAGAGAGGTTCCAATTCATAGATGAGTAAACGCCCTGCCTCTGCCTCTTCTTGTTCTTCTCCGTTCTGGTGTCGAGTATCAGGGCTCAAAGTTTTTGGGCTGTTAGATGGCTCGAAAGAGCTGGGCTCCCAAGTGCAATTGTTCTTGCTGTCATGAGCTTGGGATAGGGAAATAAATGGCAGTGGGATTAGGAAGGGAACTTACGATGGTGTTCCCAGTACCAGTATTGTCCAGGGCTGCAGAACATGGCTGCGTCCTGGTTGAGGGCACTGGATTGTTTGTGTGTCCACTAGCAGCATGCACTGCAGCAGAGCATTCTGCTTCTGTATTACCCTCCAGGAGTTTCCTCGGCATGTCCCTGTCTTTCTCTGCAGTGTCTTTAGCCATAGCAACACTGTCTCTAGCCACTTTACAGCTCTCTCTGGATAGCTCCATGTCTTTTTCTCTCTGACCTCAAATGCAACCTTCAGCTCACCATTGGTTTCAAGCTTTTGGGGAGAGTCTGCAGTGAGGTTTGCAAACATTTCATCCTGAGTTTTCTTTCCTCCTCAAGGTGGCTTCTccaccactggcaatttttaaatcaagattggatgttttgtttaaaagatcagctctgggaattattttggtgaaagtctgtggcctgtgttatacaggaggtgagactagatgatcacaatggtcttttctggccttggaatctatgaaagttAGCCAGCCGCTCAGCCATTGATAACTCCCTGTCCTTCAGTGTCTGCCTGCTGCAGGTGCCATTGCAGGGAGTAGGGTTAAAAAACAAGTGGTTATTGTTCATATTCCAAAGAGGCTATGATAGCTTTTAACATCTATTTCTCATTTCCCCTCCCTAAGATTCTTTCCAGTCTTGGGTGGACTTCAGAGATGGTAAGTGGTGTGTGCATGGGGGCTAGTTTGGGATTTTTGAGAGTGCAATGTATGCTCTTTGGGTTTGTAGTTGTGCCCTGAAGGCTGTGGGGGGTTGGGAATTATGGCTGCGTTTGTAGTTAGGTAGGCTGTGCCTTGCGGGTGCTTATGCAGTGTTGGAGGAGTAAGCAGGGGACATCTGGAGGCAAATAtctatgcccacatcttgaatactgtgtgcagatgtgattgccccatctcaaaaaagatatattggaattggaaaaggttcagaaaagggcaacaaaaagtaTTAGGGGTATTTagcagctgccatatgaggagagattaataagactgggacttttcagcttggaaaagagacagcgaaggggagatatgattgaggtctataaaatcatgactggtatagagaaagtagataaggagaaatgagaagtagtaaacatctactaacacaagaactaggggtcaccaaatgaaattaataggcagcaggtttaaaacaaataaaaggaagtattgcttcacacaacgcagtcaacctgtggaactccttgccagaggatgttgtgaaggccaagactataacagggttcaaaaaagaactagataaattcatggaggatcggtacatcaatggctattagccaggatgggcaggaatggtgtccctagcctctgtttgccagaaggtgggaatgagcgacgggatggatcacttgatgattacctgttctgttcattccctctggggcacctggcactcgccactgtcggaagacaggataatgggctagatggacccttggtctgacccattagggccattcttattttcttatgttcaAACGGGACAGTAATCCCCTCTGCATCCCTATTAGGCTGTCCTGACTCTGGACGACGTTACACTGAGGCAGGTGCAAAGAATGGTCTTATTCAGAGGGGCAAAGGGCAGACCATCAAGACAGAAGCTGATTGCTTGGCTGATCCACTTACCATTTTGGAAAAGGGACAGTGTGGCTGAGGGAGGCTGGAGCTGGAGACTCAGAAAAGCTCGCAGCTCACATCTTACAAAAATGGCTGCAGTGTGTGGCACCTAGAACAGAAGTTTGCACAGCAGTATGATAGGGAAATAAATGGCATCTGAGAGCATGGCAGTGGGGGTACAGCAGGGAAATTATGATGGTGTTCCCAGTACCCTGTATtgtccagtagctgcactggacTTGCGTGCTGAGGGTCCCTCCATAGGATcggcctcctgagtcccaggctgggTTTTTGACTGGGAATCAGGCTCACTTTCTACACAGCTGCTCTCATGGTCTGGAGTACCAAAGAAATCCTGGCTTCTATGGATAGCTCTTCACTGCCCTCCTCATGTCCCTCATCCAATGCCTCGTGCTGCTTGTCCTTGGGGGAGAGGTGCAGGGACCACAGCCTCCTTGGGTTCAGTAGTGGTGTAATCACATAATATCTTGTCCAACTTCTTAAAAAATAGACAGGTTACATTTCCATGGCTGGACCGCTTCTTGGCATCCTACTTTTAAAGTAAGCTTTCTTGAGCTGTTTGATCTTTATCTGGCACTGCTCAGTGTCCCAGTTGTGACCTGTGGACATCTGACTAGCAGTGTCCACAAACATATCTTTATTGCAGAGGCTGGCCTCAAGAGCTTATTGCCCCAGTTCTGCTCCTCagatggcagtgagtctcagcacAGCTCGAAACAGATGCTTGAGGCATGTTGTAAAGGCTGTGAGAGTAATATTGCTATAATGCCAATAATATTGGAATCCAGGAGCAAATGGGGCGATCCTGGTACTGTGCCAGCTTTTAAACTGGAGCGGGGACATCTGGTCAACTTCACCCCATAGCAGTGGAGAGCACACAGGTGCACAGACAGGTCAGTAATGGGCGCTGCAGAGCAATGTGGGATAGCAGTTGGATGACTGCCAAAGTAACGTGCAACATCATTGCATCCACATGAACAATAGATCACACTAATTTGCATCAAACTTAATACACTTAATACAAAGAGGACTCCAGAGTTTGTGATAAATACAGAGCTAGTGCACTCTAAGGAATTGCGTCATGTACGAAGGCATTTTCGGACCAGACCAACTTGAGTTAGTGTAGACTAAACTCCTTTGTATAGACAAGCCTTAATTAACAGCAGGTGAAACTTAATTGTGTGTTTGCGGTGGGAGGGGGAATAGAAAAAGGAAATTACTTGTTCATGTGCAGTCATCAGTAGCATATAGTTGTTAAACTATTAGCCACAAAATGGATTTTTCATGTGAAATGTGATTTTAGTTTCTATTTTATCACATATTGCATTAACCATTGTAGTAATCATTGTAGTACATACTGATAAAGCAGCATGAAGAATTGTATTTTGCAGGGTTTAATTAGACATCAAAATTAGGCAAAATAATGCAAATGTACTGTTGGGGATTTTGGGGTGAAAAGTCAAAACTCggttgttctttttaatttcttttaggaGATctctttattttatgttttagtaCTGAATACCATTGACATGCATCATCAGTTGAATCTGTGATGTATGTTCCCTGCTTCTTTCAGGGGGCTGACTGGGACAGGAATGGGAGAAGGGAGTGTTCTACATTTGTTCTACTTGTCAAAACAACAAGAAgccacagagctccctgggccaAAAGGAAGAATTGGCTTCTTTTCAGGAGTTCTGATAAGGATGTAGCAATCTGGTTTAACAGTAACAagtacagtgattctcaaacttttcttttgttactggtgacccctttcacatagcaagccttggAGTGCGACACCTCCCACCcaccttgtcataactataaagggaagggtaacagccctcctgtgtacaatactataaaatccctcctggccagagactccaaaatccttttacctgtaaagggttaagaagctcagctaacctggctgacacctgacccaaaagaccaataaggggacaagatactttcaaatcttggtgggggggaaggcttttgtttgtgctctttgttttggggggagttcgctcttggggctaagagggaccagacatcaatccatgctctccaaatctttctgaacaagtctctcatatttcaaacttgtaagtacagccaggcaaggcgtgttagttttatctttgttttctcaacttgtaaatgtaccttttgctagggtgtttacctctgtttgctgtaactttgaacctaaggctagagggggttcctctgggctctttaagtttgattaccctgtaaagttcttttccatcctgattttacagagatgatttttacctttttctttaattaaaagccttctttttaagaacctgattgagttttccttgttctaaaatccaaggggattgatctggactcaccaggaattggtggggggaatgattaattcctccttgttttaagatccaaggggttttggatcagtgttcaccagggagttggtggaagagtctctcaaggctacccagggaagggagttagcccattaggagtggtggcagcggaccagatctaagctggtagttaagcttagaggttttcatgcagaccccaacatctgtaccctaaagttcagagtggggaaggagccttgacacacctaataaattaaaaacacgtttttatatatttaacaccattataaatgctggaggcaaagtggggtttgggatggaggctgaccgCTCACAACCCCCCTTGTAATAGCCTcatgaccccttgaggggtcccgacccccagtttgagaacccctgaactagtaGATGTAGATCAAGGGGGCTCAAAATACTCTtctggactttttttttctgaagcaatGAGCACTTTCAGCTGTCAATGCGCGCTAGCAGCTCCCAATGAAGTAAAATCAGGTCAGTAAACCTTGAAAATGGAGCACATGTTGCTTACAAACTATCTCatgtgcttgtttttttaaattttgttttctttttttattctcaGGAGATGTCGTTGAATTCCATGGTCCAGAAGGAACAGGAAAAACAGAAATGCTTTATTACCTGATAGCCCGCTGTGTCCTTCCAAAATCGGGAGGAGGCCTAGAAGTAGAAGTCATGTTCATTGATACAGACTACCATTTTGACATGCTTCGCCTAGTTACCATTCTTGAACACAGACTGTCCCAAAGCACAGAAGAAATGATCAAACAGTGCCTTGGAAGGCTTTTCCTGGTTAACTGCAATAGCAGCACCCAGTTGCTTCTCACTCTTTACTCTCTAGAAAACAAGTTTTGTGCTCACCCTTCTCTCTGCATTGTGATTTTAGATAGTATATCCGCTTTTTATTGGATAGATAGAAGCAATGGAGGCGAGAGCTTTAACATTCAGGAGATGAATCTGAAGAGATGTGCTGAATTTCTTGAGAAGCTAGTAAGGGAGCATCATTTGGTCCTGTTTGCAACAACACAAACGATTATGCAGAAATCTTCAAACTCCATGGAAAGCTCCATTCCTTTAAAACTTCACTGTGAAGCTGATGTAGAGTATAGGCCTTATCTTTGTAAATCATGGCAACAAATGGTAACCCACAGAATATTTTTCTCTAAGCAAAGTAATTTTAGCAGTAGCAAAGCGTTTTCGATTGTTTCTTGTCACACCAAAAAAAAACATGTCATAAAATGTTCATTCAGTGTTGCAGAATGTGGAGTTCAGTTTTAACTTCAGTCTGTCTCTAAAACTGTAGTAAATCTTGGCCCATCACAGTCTACTTAGCTTTACTttaagtagtttaaaaaaaaaatcttttaacctATTTTATTATCTCAGATTGTTAATTAATTTTGTCACCCACATTTAAACGTCTTAAACTCAGTAAACGGCAGAGGAGTTTAAAGCTTTGAATTTCTGCAGAAGGTCAGCTTAAACTAGAGGAGAATGTTGAAACTGCTTGTATGTGGTTGATGCATAAAGAGATTAAATCAAGAAGACTAAAAGTTTAGGGCATCTTTAATTCCTAATATACTTATGTAATGTAACATAGAGGGTATACAACCAAATGCACTGACTTCAGCTCTGTGTCATAACCATCTTCCAGCGACTTATGCTAGTGATTGTGTTTAGGCAAATGTTAGCTCTTTGTAAATATTGGTCTTAATTCACTCCCATTAGCATGGGACTATACACTGCATACATCCTGTGTCAGCAGGCACAGTTACACCCAAGGGAATGGAGGGATTCATCTCCTGCAGGGAAAGGTATGTAGTGTTGGTCAGGGTGGTCCTAGCCAGCACTGCCCATTTGTGGAGTGTCACATGCTGGGGGAATAGGGATTATGGCTGTCACTGTTCTGCCAGCAGTCTACAAGCATCTGCAGCCCTCCCAAAGTTGAGGGACACAGGGCCATAGTTGACTGATCCTAGGAGGTCGCCCGAGGCCCCTGTAAGTTAGTGACAGACCTAGCAAGTAGTTAACATTTGAAAggaaaagggctagaaacttaatttttttaaataaaatttctagctcccctcctcccccaaatctgCAATGCCATATCTCTGGGTTTTATGGGCCAAAGGCTGTGGTTGCTCACAACCACAAGCAACGTGGTTTATGTTACAAGTTTTAGATCCTCATTTATTATTATCCCAGCCACTGTTTGGAAAATCAGTCTAGCTACAGAAATGCTCACCCAATTGTGTAAATACCTAACTTAGGGATCTCTTACTTTCAAATGTTCATCAGTCCACTACCCTATGTCTCCCTTTAGGTGTATCAGCTCTACAAAGCCAAGGGATTGCATGGACCATCATAATGCTAAAATGTATTCTCAAAAAGCTCCTctacatttcattttcttttgatcTAGGTTTTATATCATGTCCTCCAGTATTTGAGCATTCTTTGTACCATGCTATCTCCTGCACACTGTATTTTGATAAATAAAGACACACATGTATAAATCATATGATTTGAAAAAGGCAGAGGAGAAGACTCCTGGCTAAACAGCATATATTTCTTGGTGCACTTTATGTTCAAAGCCATGTGCATCAGTTAGTTTAGCAATCATACAATAAGTTCCTTATTGCATAATCTTTTAGAGGTATTGTTAAATGTTACTACCCTTTTACAACTGTTTcacctgtgtgaaatgaattttcATCCAAGTATAGTTCCTAGCACTAAGGTATTACAATTACTAGTCTCAGAAGCCCAGAATTCTCAATAAAGAGAGACTGACGCATTTTCACTCCTAGAGAGGAAGTGGGTAGAGAATGGAAGATTGATGATAAGGAAAGCTTGCACACCTCCTGCCCCTAATGGTGGATAGAGAATGCTTTAGTTTCAATGGCTGTTAATTTTGGttcctttaaattaaattaaattaaattaatggagatatcccatctcctagaactggaagggaccttgaaaggtcatcgagtccagccccctgccttcactagcaggaccaagtactgattttgccccagatccctaagtggccccctcaaggattgaactcacaaccctgggtttagcaggccaatgctcaaaccactgagctatccctcccccctttcacaGACACTAAAGACTGATTTACAGTGGTGAATGTAATATACTACCACCACCATCATCTTATGTTTGTATCTGTTTAAGGGAGAATGGAGGCACCCTGACACAACTTATGTATTATAAAATTGTGATTTGAAAGGCAGATCAAAGTAAACATAATGAGGAGTGGATGAACAAAAAGATGTATATGCACTGCTACCATGGTAAGAAACAAGGAGTATATGGAGAGGATAAGGAATCCAGAAACACTTCCTAGTAAAATGAACATCATGTATGCAGGAAAAACAAGCAacatagtgtgtatatatatatatatatatatatatatatatat
Above is a genomic segment from Emys orbicularis isolate rEmyOrb1 chromosome 2, rEmyOrb1.hap1, whole genome shotgun sequence containing:
- the XRCC2 gene encoding DNA repair protein XRCC2, which produces MCDEWAGGAAAAGPGPHPLLSAMSDGFRKAESGTQLLARLEGRSSLKNLEPCLFADEGFPIHGDVVEFHGPEGTGKTEMLYYLIARCVLPKSGGGLEVEVMFIDTDYHFDMLRLVTILEHRLSQSTEEMIKQCLGRLFLVNCNSSTQLLLTLYSLENKFCAHPSLCIVILDSISAFYWIDRSNGGESFNIQEMNLKRCAEFLEKLVREHHLVLFATTQTIMQKSSNSMESSIPLKLHCEADVEYRPYLCKSWQQMVTHRIFFSKQSNFSSSKAFSIVSCHTKKKHVIKCSFSVAECGVQF